One window of Candidatus Margulisiibacteriota bacterium genomic DNA carries:
- the ssb gene encoding single-stranded DNA-binding protein encodes MYNKVFLIGNLTRDPEMRFTTAGIPVTRFTIAVNRRFKSADNQEADFIRILTWRKLAEFAGEYLTKGKTVAVEGRLQVDSYEKEGKTRMTAEVLADNVQILSRKTTEAGDVAADNSPKESAGDDEIPF; translated from the coding sequence ATGTATAATAAGGTGTTTTTGATAGGCAATTTAACACGTGATCCGGAAATGAGGTTTACAACAGCAGGTATTCCTGTAACCCGTTTTACAATCGCGGTCAACCGCAGATTTAAATCTGCGGATAACCAGGAAGCTGATTTTATCAGGATACTGACCTGGAGAAAGCTGGCTGAATTTGCCGGTGAGTATTTAACCAAAGGTAAAACAGTAGCAGTTGAAGGCCGTTTGCAGGTTGATTCCTACGAAAAGGAAGGTAAAACAAGAATGACAGCCGAAGTACTGGCTGATAATGTGCAGATTTTATCAAGGAAAACTACTGAAGCCGGTGATGTAGCAGCGGACAATAGTCCCAAAGAATCAGCCGGTGACGATGAAATTCCTTTTTAA
- a CDS encoding single-stranded DNA-binding protein, protein MSSLNKIVLIGKLTADPEIRVTTEGTSLTKYALEVDRPFAQNNKTDIINIVSWGKLAEQDANDFKKNMLVLVEGRIQVRTMDDKAGDRTWITEVVANYTAPMTGKNAGAHKAETKEEVKEETTEDDIPF, encoded by the coding sequence ATGAGTTCATTAAATAAAATTGTATTGATAGGAAAACTTACAGCAGACCCGGAAATCAGGGTAACTACAGAAGGTACTTCTCTAACCAAATACGCATTGGAGGTAGACAGGCCGTTTGCCCAGAACAATAAAACCGATATTATTAATATAGTGAGCTGGGGCAAGCTCGCCGAACAAGATGCCAACGATTTCAAAAAAAATATGCTGGTATTGGTGGAAGGACGCATACAAGTGCGTACCATGGATGATAAAGCCGGCGATCGTACCTGGATTACTGAAGTAGTGGCTAATTACACCGCGCCCATGACCGGTAAAAATGCAGGCGCGCATAAAGCTGAAACCAAAGAAGAAGTTAAAGAAGAAACAACCGAGGATGATATTCCTTTTTAG
- the hypD gene encoding hydrogenase formation protein HypD, producing MKYIDEFRNQQLVQTLINEIKTVSKKPVRLMEICGGHTMAIHKFGLKSLLPENITLLSGPGCPVCVTDQKYIDTAIAFSRVKDVIITTFGDLMRVPGSSSTLAGEKAQGSDIRMVYTPSDAVSLAQENPGKKIIFLGIGFETTAPTVAASIEQARAEKVKNYYVYSAHKLMPPAMEALINEGVKIDGYICPGHVSTITGAGIYEPFPRKFKVGCVVSGFEPVDLLQTILMLVKQFEAGKPAVEIQYKRAVKPEGNLLARQIMNEVFQPGDDLWRGLGIIKNSGLKMKPEFKEFDVEVNIDVKAEKTVYNKGCVCGDVLKGLITPKKCKLFGKVCTPASPVGACMVSSEGACAAYYQYD from the coding sequence ATGAAATATATTGATGAATTTCGCAATCAACAATTAGTTCAAACGCTTATAAACGAGATAAAAACGGTTTCCAAAAAACCTGTAAGGCTCATGGAAATTTGTGGCGGTCACACCATGGCTATTCATAAGTTTGGCCTGAAAAGTCTTCTGCCTGAAAATATTACACTATTGTCCGGTCCGGGTTGTCCGGTTTGTGTAACTGATCAGAAATATATAGATACCGCTATTGCTTTCAGCAGAGTAAAGGATGTTATTATAACTACCTTCGGGGACCTGATGCGTGTTCCCGGCTCAAGTTCAACTCTGGCCGGAGAAAAAGCACAGGGCAGTGATATCCGCATGGTTTATACTCCCTCTGATGCTGTATCTCTGGCCCAGGAAAATCCCGGGAAGAAAATTATTTTTCTGGGAATTGGATTTGAGACCACTGCTCCAACCGTGGCCGCATCTATAGAACAGGCCAGGGCAGAAAAAGTAAAAAACTATTATGTATACAGCGCGCACAAGCTTATGCCTCCGGCTATGGAAGCTTTAATCAATGAGGGTGTAAAAATAGATGGCTATATCTGTCCCGGACATGTGTCTACAATTACAGGTGCCGGCATATATGAGCCTTTCCCCAGGAAATTCAAAGTGGGTTGTGTGGTTTCAGGTTTCGAGCCTGTAGATCTCCTGCAGACAATACTTATGCTGGTTAAGCAGTTTGAAGCCGGCAAACCTGCTGTGGAAATTCAATATAAAAGAGCTGTGAAGCCCGAAGGTAATTTGCTGGCCCGGCAAATAATGAACGAAGTTTTTCAGCCCGGGGACGACTTGTGGAGAGGGCTTGGCATTATCAAGAATAGCGGCTTGAAAATGAAGCCGGAGTTCAAAGAGTTTGACGTGGAAGTTAACATTGATGTAAAGGCGGAAAAGACGGTTTATAATAAAGGTTGTGTATGCGGTGATGTTTTAAAAGGTCTCATTACCCCAAAAAAATGTAAACTGTTCGGAAAAGTCTGCACACCGGCCTCTCCGGTAGGCGCTTGCATGGTTTCCAGCGAAGGAGCTTGCGCTGCTTATTACCAGTATGATTAG
- the rpsF gene encoding 30S ribosomal protein S6 gives MKYEAIILIKPELSDEKIDELLKKYEKFINENNGQFVGAEKWGEREVMVKFAKFKKLLDAYYVLINFVDDKHNIEKLNYAMKIDDSIIRHMISRVVEVKTEEVKAA, from the coding sequence ATGAAATATGAAGCGATAATTTTAATAAAACCTGAACTTTCTGATGAAAAAATTGACGAACTTTTAAAAAAGTATGAAAAATTTATTAATGAGAATAACGGCCAGTTCGTGGGCGCGGAAAAATGGGGCGAAAGAGAAGTAATGGTCAAGTTCGCCAAGTTCAAAAAATTACTGGATGCTTACTATGTCCTGATTAATTTTGTTGACGACAAACATAATATTGAGAAGTTAAATTATGCCATGAAAATTGACGATTCTATTATTCGTCATATGATATCCAGAGTTGTTGAGGTAAAAACAGAGGAAGTTAAGGCTGCATAA
- a CDS encoding HypC/HybG/HupF family hydrogenase formation chaperone, translating into MCLSIPAEIISIEEKKAVASVGGTKVNIRLDLMKKVKVGDFVLLHSGYAIEKIDPAEARETLNLIREMIE; encoded by the coding sequence ATGTGTCTTAGTATTCCGGCTGAAATAATAAGTATTGAAGAAAAAAAAGCTGTTGCCAGTGTGGGCGGGACCAAAGTTAATATCAGGCTTGACCTTATGAAAAAGGTCAAAGTCGGCGATTTTGTTTTGCTGCATTCCGGGTATGCTATAGAGAAAATTGATCCTGCGGAAGCCAGGGAAACACTTAATCTGATCAGAGAAATGATAGAATGA
- the uvrC gene encoding excinuclease ABC subunit UvrC: MIEISTIPQSPGIYLMKDAEGTILYVGKAKNLKRRVTSYFNREQMPKIERLLQRITDIDVIITQNDTEAYILENQYIKKCYPRYNTRLKDSKTYPYLKIELDDDYPRVIKTRIREKDNALYFGPYVSHVQVNHLLDIIRDHFGLRRCKNYHKKKVPCLYYHIGSCTAPCIKAISYEQYKDKVKEITLLLEGRYNRLILILEERMRQSSREQNYEEAVKYRDQIEAIRMLKEKQSMENIDSKKNIDFFGMLSYDDQSIFQVFRVKEGCLIQNFSFDVENDFVLDREELIKNCVNRFYTLYTDYPNEIVLDVPVEDKSFIQYYKSQKVRVVIARESYHQTIMEMLKHNAYFTLKRKLEIKNEISYADVARRLKKELDLKKTPNSVIGIDISHLGGTNIVGAMVYFKNGLPVKDNYRKYNIRTVEDSDDYASIREVVSRFFRSTPLGQRPDLVLIDGGISQLNAALSALDELKIKDRDILSLAKKEETLYLPKFKDGVKLEKRHPGLQFLQQVRDEAHRFAISFQRTKRKKVLH; the protein is encoded by the coding sequence TTGATTGAAATCAGCACTATTCCTCAATCGCCCGGCATTTATCTGATGAAGGATGCTGAGGGCACAATCCTTTATGTTGGCAAAGCCAAAAATCTGAAGAGACGAGTAACCAGCTACTTTAATCGTGAGCAAATGCCGAAAATCGAGCGTTTGTTGCAAAGAATAACAGACATTGATGTAATTATTACACAAAATGATACAGAAGCTTATATTCTGGAAAACCAGTACATAAAAAAGTGTTATCCGCGTTATAATACCCGCTTAAAAGACAGCAAAACCTATCCCTATCTGAAAATAGAACTTGATGATGATTATCCCCGGGTAATAAAGACCAGAATTCGCGAAAAGGACAATGCTCTGTATTTCGGTCCCTATGTGTCCCATGTGCAGGTAAATCATCTGCTGGATATAATTCGTGACCATTTCGGTTTGAGACGTTGTAAGAATTATCATAAAAAGAAAGTCCCCTGTTTGTATTATCATATCGGTTCCTGCACAGCTCCATGTATTAAAGCCATATCCTACGAGCAGTACAAAGACAAAGTAAAGGAAATAACCTTATTGCTGGAAGGTCGGTATAACAGGCTCATCCTCATTCTGGAGGAAAGAATGCGGCAGTCCAGCCGTGAACAGAATTATGAGGAAGCTGTAAAGTACAGGGATCAGATTGAGGCAATCCGGATGCTCAAGGAAAAACAGAGCATGGAGAATATCGACAGCAAGAAAAATATCGATTTTTTTGGTATGCTTTCCTATGACGATCAATCTATCTTTCAGGTATTCAGAGTAAAAGAAGGTTGTTTAATTCAGAATTTCAGCTTTGATGTGGAAAACGATTTTGTCCTGGACAGGGAAGAACTGATTAAGAATTGTGTTAACAGGTTTTATACACTTTATACGGATTATCCTAATGAAATAGTACTGGATGTTCCTGTTGAGGATAAAAGTTTTATTCAATACTATAAAAGCCAAAAGGTTCGCGTGGTCATAGCCCGGGAAAGTTATCATCAGACTATCATGGAAATGCTCAAGCATAACGCTTATTTTACATTAAAGAGAAAGCTGGAAATAAAAAATGAAATTTCTTATGCAGATGTGGCCCGCCGGCTTAAAAAAGAGCTTGATTTGAAAAAAACTCCCAATTCCGTTATCGGTATTGATATTTCTCATCTGGGCGGTACAAATATTGTAGGAGCAATGGTTTATTTTAAAAACGGGCTGCCTGTTAAAGATAATTACAGAAAATACAATATCAGGACAGTGGAAGACAGCGATGATTATGCGTCTATCCGCGAAGTTGTTTCCAGGTTTTTTCGCAGTACGCCTCTGGGGCAAAGGCCCGATTTAGTCCTTATTGATGGCGGGATAAGCCAGTTGAACGCTGCTTTATCCGCGTTAGACGAGTTGAAAATAAAAGACCGGGATATTTTGTCGTTAGCCAAAAAAGAGGAAACGCTTTACTTGCCGAAATTTAAGGATGGAGTAAAATTAGAAAAAAGACATCCCGGTTTGCAATTTTTACAACAGGTCCGGGATGAGGCTCACAGGTTCGCAATAAGTTTTCAAAGGACTAAAAGAAAAAAGGTTTTACATTAA
- the rplI gene encoding 50S ribosomal protein L9 — protein MKVILLEDDVKLGDKGTVVTVKKGFAKNYLLPNKKALVASESNLSVMKNALAQQNRKIEKERKEHQTQAEQIKKISCEFTAKAGITGHIFGSITTEQIVEQIKEKTGLEISKKKVALNTHIKTAGQYSAKIKLYTGVDVVIPVIVKVEKIEEDEEEVAKPVRAKAAKAKAIEEDADIEVEAAEAEAEEAPQEAKKPRTKRKKSEEKSEEKAEEKTEEQSDN, from the coding sequence ATGAAAGTAATATTACTTGAAGATGATGTTAAATTAGGAGACAAAGGAACTGTTGTCACTGTTAAAAAAGGTTTTGCGAAAAACTATTTGTTGCCGAATAAAAAAGCGTTGGTTGCTTCTGAAAGCAATTTGTCGGTTATGAAAAACGCGCTTGCGCAGCAAAATAGAAAAATTGAAAAAGAACGTAAAGAACATCAGACCCAGGCTGAACAGATTAAAAAAATATCTTGTGAATTTACAGCTAAAGCCGGTATTACAGGCCATATTTTCGGTAGTATTACAACAGAGCAGATTGTTGAGCAGATTAAAGAAAAAACAGGGCTGGAGATAAGCAAGAAAAAGGTTGCACTGAATACTCATATCAAGACCGCAGGTCAGTATTCAGCCAAAATTAAATTATATACAGGTGTTGACGTGGTTATTCCTGTAATTGTTAAAGTGGAAAAAATAGAAGAAGATGAAGAGGAAGTGGCAAAGCCTGTAAGAGCAAAAGCGGCAAAGGCAAAGGCCATAGAGGAAGATGCTGATATAGAAGTAGAAGCAGCAGAAGCTGAAGCTGAAGAGGCTCCGCAGGAAGCAAAAAAACCAAGAACTAAAAGAAAAAAATCAGAAGAGAAATCCGAAGAAAAAGCTGAAGAAAAAACCGAAGAACAATCTGATAATTAA
- the rpsR gene encoding 30S ribosomal protein S18, translating to MSRDKRDSGNNNNRQVKFRRIKRKPCAMCAANMEGIDYKDTNILKRNMTDRGKIGPRRLTGLCPKHQRSLARAIKKARIIGLVPTVLD from the coding sequence TTGAGCAGAGACAAGAGAGATTCAGGTAATAATAACAATCGACAGGTTAAATTTAGAAGAATAAAAAGAAAACCATGCGCTATGTGCGCGGCTAATATGGAAGGTATTGATTATAAAGATACAAATATTTTAAAAAGAAATATGACAGACCGGGGCAAAATCGGCCCGCGCAGACTTACCGGACTATGTCCCAAACATCAAAGGTCTCTGGCCAGAGCGATAAAAAAAGCCAGGATTATCGGGCTTGTTCCGACTGTTCTTGATTAG